A window of the bacterium genome harbors these coding sequences:
- a CDS encoding cobalamin-dependent protein (Presence of a B(12) (cobalamin)-binding domain implies dependence on cobalamin itself, in one of its several forms, or in some unusual lineages, dependence on a cobalamin-like analog.), whose protein sequence is MLLVNPNRFVTPPVPPLALEYLQAALEAAGHTTRIADLTFAPDPEAALAAAVESFRPALAAVTVRNVDSVLYLGNRFFLDEMKPLIARLKAEGVITVLGGAGFSAFRGTARQYLGADYGIVGPGERALPALLAALEAGAPPENPLLDGWAAGIDPALEVTQRGRDIDYPAYLSQGGLAGFETQKGCLGGCAYCPEAGGRMLYRDPAAVVRELQHLTGLGISEFHLCDSEFNQNLEHCYGFLNALIAARLPLRWALYLKSTPAERELLRLLAASGAWMVTLSLPTGDSSWPEHAAHLGSWCHEFGLRLAVDFLCGLPGDTPAGIRRDLERLRQVGAQSVGLNSVIRLYPGTPTSESLVRDPDETPFLRGPLQDNPGWLVPAFYHRIGPEDLKELVGDDPLFKVEGFESGSNYQRV, encoded by the coding sequence GTGCTGCTGGTCAACCCCAACCGTTTCGTCACCCCGCCCGTGCCGCCGCTGGCCCTGGAGTACCTTCAGGCGGCCCTGGAGGCGGCCGGCCACACCACCCGCATCGCCGACCTGACTTTCGCTCCCGACCCGGAGGCCGCCCTGGCCGCTGCCGTGGAAAGTTTCCGCCCCGCATTGGCCGCGGTCACGGTGCGCAACGTGGACAGCGTGCTCTACCTGGGCAACCGCTTTTTCCTGGACGAGATGAAGCCCCTGATCGCCCGGCTCAAGGCCGAGGGCGTGATAACGGTCCTGGGGGGCGCGGGGTTCAGCGCGTTTCGCGGCACAGCCCGTCAGTACCTGGGCGCGGACTATGGGATTGTCGGCCCGGGGGAGCGAGCCCTGCCCGCGCTGCTCGCCGCCCTGGAGGCTGGCGCTCCGCCGGAGAATCCCCTTCTGGATGGCTGGGCCGCAGGGATCGACCCGGCGCTGGAGGTCACGCAGCGCGGCCGGGATATCGATTACCCGGCCTACCTGTCCCAGGGCGGCCTGGCCGGGTTCGAGACCCAGAAAGGCTGCCTGGGTGGCTGCGCCTACTGTCCGGAGGCGGGCGGACGCATGCTCTACCGTGACCCGGCCGCCGTGGTGCGCGAGCTGCAACACCTGACCGGACTCGGGATCAGCGAGTTCCACCTCTGCGACTCGGAGTTCAACCAGAACCTGGAGCACTGCTACGGTTTCCTCAACGCCCTGATCGCGGCCCGGCTGCCCCTGCGCTGGGCGCTCTATCTTAAAAGCACACCGGCCGAACGCGAGTTGCTGCGCCTTCTGGCCGCCAGCGGGGCCTGGATGGTCACCCTGAGCCTGCCCACCGGCGACAGCTCCTGGCCGGAGCATGCCGCGCACCTGGGCTCCTGGTGCCACGAGTTCGGGCTGCGCCTGGCGGTGGATTTCCTCTGCGGCCTGCCCGGCGACACGCCCGCGGGCATACGGCGCGACCTGGAGCGCCTGCGCCAGGTGGGAGCGCAGAGCGTGGGCCTCAACAGCGTGATCCGCCTCTACCCCGGCACTCCAACCAGCGAGTCCCTGGTGCGGGACCCCGATGAAACCCCGTTCCTGCGCGGGCCGCTTCAGGACAACCCCGGCTGGCTTGTCCCGGCGTTCTACCACCGGATCGGGCCGGAGGATTTGAAAGAGCTGGTGGGGGATGACCCGCTGTTCAAGGTCGAGGGCTTCGAGAGCGGCTCCAATTACCAGCGCGTTTGA
- the hcp gene encoding hydroxylamine reductase, which translates to MFCYQCEQTANGAGCTSFGICGKDPETAVFQDLLVQVTKGVSQYAHHARRLGASDREIDQFVIEALFTTVTNVNFDPASIEVFIRRGAAVKAGARELYLRACRGKGVQPEALGGPSIWEPAADKSGLVSQGLEAGVESRRRQFGPDVSGLQELILYGLKGMAAYADHARILGSEDPAVYAFFHEALDFLAGNPSDVDSLVSMAMRTGEVNLRVMELLDAANTGAYGHPEPTRVRVTPRAGKCILVSGHDLRDLQALLEQTAGQGIDIYTHGEMLPAHGYPGLKKHPHLAGNYGGAWQDQRREFEEFPGAILMTTNCIQKPKESYQARIFTCGLVQWPGVTHIADRDFGPVIQAALAAPGFKKDEALKEITVGFAHNAVLGVAGKVIELVKAGRIKHFYLVGGCDGAKPGRNYYTELAEKIPSDSLILTLACGKFRFNKLEFGDIEGIPRLLDIGQCNDAYSAIQIALALAKAFGCGVNDLPLSIILSWYEQKAVCILLTLLHLGIKNMRLGPSLPAFIGPNVLKVLVETFNLRPVSTPEKDLAGALA; encoded by the coding sequence ATGTTCTGCTATCAGTGCGAACAGACCGCCAACGGTGCGGGCTGCACCTCTTTCGGTATCTGCGGCAAAGACCCCGAGACCGCGGTCTTCCAGGACCTTCTGGTCCAGGTGACAAAAGGAGTGTCGCAGTACGCCCACCACGCGCGCCGCCTGGGCGCCTCCGACCGTGAGATCGACCAGTTCGTCATCGAGGCGCTGTTCACCACGGTGACGAACGTGAATTTCGACCCGGCGAGTATAGAGGTGTTCATCCGCCGGGGCGCGGCGGTCAAGGCGGGGGCGCGCGAGTTGTACCTGCGGGCCTGCCGTGGGAAGGGTGTCCAGCCGGAGGCACTCGGCGGACCGTCGATATGGGAGCCGGCCGCGGACAAGTCGGGACTTGTCTCCCAAGGCCTCGAAGCCGGGGTCGAAAGCCGCCGCCGTCAGTTCGGGCCGGATGTCTCGGGCCTGCAGGAGCTGATCCTCTACGGCCTGAAAGGCATGGCCGCCTATGCCGATCACGCCCGGATACTGGGGAGCGAGGACCCGGCCGTGTACGCGTTCTTCCACGAGGCCCTGGATTTCCTGGCCGGCAATCCCTCGGATGTGGACTCACTGGTGAGTATGGCCATGCGCACCGGGGAGGTCAACCTGCGCGTGATGGAGTTGCTGGATGCGGCCAACACCGGGGCTTACGGCCACCCGGAGCCAACCCGCGTGCGTGTCACCCCGCGCGCCGGCAAGTGTATCCTGGTCTCGGGCCACGATCTGCGCGATCTGCAGGCCCTGCTCGAACAAACCGCGGGCCAGGGGATCGACATTTACACCCACGGCGAGATGCTCCCGGCCCACGGCTATCCCGGGCTCAAGAAACACCCGCACCTGGCCGGCAACTACGGCGGCGCGTGGCAGGACCAGCGCCGTGAGTTCGAGGAGTTCCCAGGTGCAATCCTGATGACCACCAACTGCATCCAGAAACCCAAGGAAAGCTACCAAGCGAGGATTTTCACCTGCGGACTGGTCCAGTGGCCCGGGGTGACCCACATCGCGGACCGCGATTTCGGCCCGGTGATCCAGGCCGCCCTGGCCGCGCCGGGGTTCAAGAAGGACGAGGCTCTGAAAGAGATCACCGTGGGCTTCGCGCACAACGCGGTGCTGGGCGTGGCGGGCAAGGTGATCGAGCTGGTCAAGGCCGGACGGATCAAACATTTCTACCTGGTGGGCGGCTGCGATGGGGCCAAGCCGGGGCGCAACTACTACACCGAGTTGGCCGAGAAAATCCCCTCCGACTCGCTGATCCTCACCCTGGCCTGCGGCAAGTTCAGGTTCAACAAGCTCGAATTCGGCGACATCGAGGGCATCCCGCGCCTTCTGGACATCGGCCAGTGCAACGACGCCTACTCGGCGATACAGATCGCCCTGGCCCTGGCCAAGGCGTTCGGCTGCGGGGTGAACGACCTGCCGCTCTCGATAATCCTGAGCTGGTACGAGCAGAAAGCGGTCTGCATCCTGCTCACCCTTCTGCATCTGGGTATCAAGAACATGCGCCTGGGCCCCAGCCTGCCGGCTTTCATCGGCCCGAACGTGCTCAAGGTGCTGGTGGAGACTTTCAACTTGCGGCCGGTCTCAACGCCGGAGAAAGACCTGGCCGGGGCGTTGGCTTAA
- a CDS encoding N-acetylmuramoyl-L-alanine amidase, producing the protein MRRSRKLYAVIFALAALGLGLAGCAALKKGDPAGYGPRALSYAGYDFSVLEGQRIVLDPGHGGRYSGAIGPGGLTEKEVNLAVALILRDLLAGYGARVSLTRSVDADLLPAGASGPLHADLAARVDSADSDSGMIFLSIHHNSPGAPGSHYNATETYYKRGDTGPSLDLARFIHARLSADLGLSRKYLRPGNYYVLRHNDRTAVLGEASYLSHPGTESKLRGAAARQLEAYSYLLGLVDYLSRGVPLVEDLTVGPGAPAQELQARLSAGVRDELRGGGIDPQAIEVTVDGAPVPFSYDQSRGRLDATLEGLPNGNHLAAVRVRNLRGNAAREALAQFQVAVPPAHVELSSSLGRVPLDGVTPVKFTARVSDRRGLPVADSTWVLFEFSDPNLPPRTVLTSGGRAFCEVIPAANHNLSVTASCGDVSGTAGVEIGPVQATVLVLQVEDSRGGLIRGTARVSFPGGGVFNCDAEGWLSLAGLSGGPCPLVVECPGYVPQALNLELSAGRGFLERVRLVPALGGTLLGKRIALDPAAGGESAGETGALGTRESDVNWRVCAYLRDYLERAGATVLVTRQFEEGAGAWERVNRSEDFDPAVLVSVTHSGAVSKKAPRAATVVYHYPASEEGRRLAVLAAVNLKGFAGCPWRGAAGGTQRLIQQVSCPAVLVCAASLADTVAENLLSSPAACRAEAQAVFEALAVWSGWTPGGDNPHLSGRVSDGHGHVVPEALVWLDSWLPTQTDSQGRFLFQNAGPGGHSLTVEAGGRCYGPQTATTGHRAEILLGGD; encoded by the coding sequence ATGCGACGGTCAAGAAAGCTGTATGCGGTCATTTTCGCGCTGGCGGCGCTGGGCCTGGGCCTGGCCGGCTGCGCGGCGCTCAAGAAAGGCGACCCGGCGGGCTACGGCCCCCGGGCGCTCAGCTATGCGGGCTATGATTTCAGCGTGCTGGAGGGGCAACGGATCGTGCTCGATCCGGGCCACGGCGGACGCTACAGCGGCGCTATCGGCCCGGGCGGGCTGACCGAGAAAGAGGTCAACCTGGCCGTGGCGCTGATCCTGCGCGACCTGCTGGCAGGCTACGGCGCCCGGGTGAGCCTCACCCGCAGCGTGGATGCCGACCTCCTGCCCGCCGGGGCCAGCGGCCCGCTACACGCCGACCTGGCCGCCCGGGTGGACAGCGCCGACTCCGACAGCGGGATGATTTTCCTTTCCATCCACCACAACAGCCCCGGCGCTCCGGGCAGCCACTACAACGCCACCGAGACCTATTATAAGCGCGGCGACACCGGACCCTCGCTCGACCTGGCGCGTTTCATCCACGCACGCCTTTCGGCGGACCTGGGCCTGAGCCGCAAGTACCTGCGTCCGGGCAACTATTATGTCCTTCGGCACAACGACCGCACCGCGGTCCTGGGCGAGGCGAGCTACCTGAGCCACCCAGGCACGGAATCGAAACTGCGCGGCGCCGCGGCCCGTCAGCTGGAGGCCTATTCCTACCTTCTGGGCCTGGTCGACTACCTGAGCCGCGGGGTGCCGCTGGTCGAGGACCTTACCGTGGGCCCCGGCGCCCCGGCGCAGGAGCTTCAGGCGCGCCTGAGCGCCGGCGTGCGGGATGAGCTGCGCGGCGGCGGGATCGACCCGCAGGCGATCGAGGTCACGGTGGATGGCGCTCCGGTGCCGTTCAGCTACGACCAGTCCCGTGGCCGCCTGGACGCCACCCTGGAGGGCCTGCCCAACGGCAATCACCTGGCCGCTGTGCGGGTGCGCAACCTGCGCGGCAACGCCGCCCGCGAGGCCCTGGCCCAGTTCCAGGTGGCGGTGCCCCCGGCGCACGTGGAACTATCCTCCAGTCTGGGCCGTGTCCCGCTGGATGGGGTGACTCCGGTCAAGTTCACCGCCCGGGTTTCCGACCGCCGCGGCCTGCCGGTGGCGGACAGCACCTGGGTGCTGTTCGAGTTCTCCGACCCCAACCTTCCCCCGCGCACCGTTCTCACCTCCGGGGGGCGGGCTTTCTGCGAAGTGATTCCCGCGGCCAACCACAACCTGAGCGTGACCGCCTCCTGCGGGGATGTCAGCGGCACGGCCGGGGTGGAGATCGGACCGGTCCAGGCGACCGTGCTGGTGCTTCAGGTGGAGGACAGCCGCGGCGGCTTGATCCGCGGCACGGCCCGGGTGAGCTTTCCCGGCGGCGGAGTGTTCAACTGTGACGCCGAGGGCTGGCTGAGCCTGGCGGGCCTGAGCGGCGGCCCCTGCCCGCTCGTGGTCGAATGCCCGGGTTACGTGCCCCAGGCGCTGAACCTGGAGCTGAGCGCAGGGCGCGGATTTCTGGAGCGGGTGCGGCTCGTGCCAGCCCTGGGCGGGACGCTGCTCGGCAAGAGGATCGCCCTCGACCCGGCCGCGGGCGGAGAGAGCGCGGGCGAGACCGGAGCCCTGGGCACGCGCGAGTCGGATGTCAACTGGCGGGTCTGCGCCTACCTGCGTGATTATCTGGAGCGCGCCGGGGCCACGGTGCTGGTTACCCGTCAGTTCGAGGAAGGAGCCGGGGCCTGGGAGCGGGTCAACCGGAGCGAGGATTTCGACCCGGCGGTGCTGGTCTCGGTGACCCATTCCGGCGCGGTGAGCAAAAAAGCCCCGCGCGCGGCCACGGTGGTCTACCACTACCCGGCGAGCGAGGAGGGCCGCCGTCTGGCCGTCCTGGCCGCGGTCAACCTGAAAGGCTTCGCCGGCTGTCCCTGGCGCGGCGCGGCGGGCGGCACTCAGCGCCTTATCCAGCAGGTGAGCTGCCCGGCGGTGCTGGTGTGCGCCGCTTCCCTGGCCGACACTGTCGCCGAGAACCTCCTGTCCTCCCCAGCCGCGTGCCGGGCCGAGGCCCAGGCCGTGTTCGAGGCCCTCGCGGTCTGGTCCGGCTGGACCCCCGGGGGCGACAACCCGCACCTGAGCGGACGGGTGAGCGACGGCCACGGGCACGTGGTGCCGGAAGCGCTGGTCTGGCTGGACAGTTGGCTGCCCACCCAGACCGACAGCCAGGGACGGTTCCTGTTCCAGAACGCCGGGCCGGGCGGCCACAGCCTCACGGTCGAGGCCGGGGGACGCTGCTACGGCCCGCAGACCGCCACCACCGGGCACCGGGCGGAAATCCTGCTGGGGGGCGATTAA
- a CDS encoding beta-N-acetylhexosaminidase: protein MHKHFAALTATVLLFAAAASAFALTQTPLGRAGINLIPYPQQVRLIGEDCALHGPLAVVLDQSAASAEARFAAEALCRGLSKDWGLDCRVGEAQPGVQTVSLSLTGAPEKVGPQGYVLESSPEGLTVRANTAQGLFYGVQTLLQCVVQRRESPAVPGLVIEDWPDIAVRAVHYDTKHFQEKADYVEGFIRVLAHYKINMLIWEWEDKFAYRSHPEIGAPGAFTPEQMQAFTRLAAQYHIQLVPLVQGLGHVSYILKWPQYHDLREIPASNWEICPLKEGSYRLLFDLWDEAIAATPGSRYLHVGTDETWELGTGAVCGCAEKAREIGRYGLMQLFLHRVAEHVTQKGRQVMSWGGEFRPGEKAAPPAGLITFGEGRDEDRTIEQAGYPLWFYDPNPGIEHLFLPYLYRLDDTGREAPGCLELSAKAVGAAARSGLYDGIVATSWNCSGVHNQGWMLRYVTAAEYAWSGGQPGWEEFRERFFSNYYGPRSVDVQELYGLLSRGSYFYMESFERRVWHWGEVGKTHLPDLPRDDLEYDPFWNTQYRERVEKARAIIPLMRRARALCRLNMQAGAANSYDFELFGCLADLFEHTARVYLMLSRLERTVGEASELHFADHAAARAKLIEAAGMVRQSLDSRDALYARIKATWEKSQLPKGMSTPEKKYLHARDRQHNFANRRPDLSFMLYDEEKLGLEDYLAKLKAYIDWYGRAWPDALSGGQGKATAGGDMEEDDDL, encoded by the coding sequence ATGCATAAACATTTTGCAGCCTTGACCGCCACAGTCTTACTGTTTGCCGCAGCCGCCTCCGCTTTCGCCCTGACGCAGACCCCGCTCGGCCGGGCCGGGATCAACCTTATCCCCTACCCGCAACAGGTTCGCCTGATTGGTGAGGACTGCGCCCTGCACGGCCCCCTGGCAGTCGTGCTCGACCAGTCGGCCGCGAGCGCCGAGGCCCGTTTCGCGGCGGAGGCACTCTGCCGCGGCCTGTCAAAGGATTGGGGCCTGGACTGCCGGGTCGGCGAGGCCCAGCCCGGAGTGCAGACAGTCAGCCTGAGCCTCACCGGGGCCCCGGAGAAAGTCGGCCCCCAGGGCTATGTGCTGGAAAGCTCGCCGGAGGGGCTCACTGTCCGGGCCAACACGGCCCAGGGGTTATTCTACGGAGTACAGACTCTTCTTCAGTGTGTTGTCCAGCGCCGCGAATCACCCGCCGTGCCGGGGCTTGTGATCGAGGACTGGCCCGATATCGCAGTGCGCGCAGTACACTACGACACAAAACACTTCCAGGAAAAAGCGGACTATGTCGAGGGCTTCATCCGGGTCCTCGCCCACTACAAGATCAACATGCTGATCTGGGAGTGGGAGGACAAGTTCGCCTACCGCAGCCACCCCGAGATCGGCGCTCCGGGGGCGTTCACCCCGGAGCAGATGCAGGCTTTCACCCGCCTGGCCGCACAATATCACATCCAGCTCGTGCCGCTGGTGCAGGGTCTGGGCCATGTGAGCTATATCCTCAAGTGGCCGCAGTATCACGATCTGCGCGAGATACCCGCCTCCAACTGGGAAATCTGCCCGCTCAAGGAGGGGAGCTACAGGCTGCTGTTCGACCTCTGGGACGAGGCCATCGCGGCCACACCAGGCAGCCGCTACCTGCACGTGGGCACGGATGAGACCTGGGAGCTGGGCACAGGCGCCGTCTGCGGCTGCGCGGAGAAAGCCCGCGAGATCGGGCGATACGGGCTGATGCAGCTTTTCCTGCACCGCGTGGCCGAACACGTGACGCAGAAAGGCCGCCAGGTGATGAGCTGGGGCGGCGAGTTCCGCCCGGGCGAGAAAGCCGCGCCACCAGCCGGGCTGATCACGTTCGGCGAAGGCCGGGATGAGGACCGAACGATCGAGCAGGCTGGCTACCCGCTCTGGTTCTACGACCCTAACCCCGGGATCGAGCACCTGTTCCTGCCCTACCTGTACCGTCTGGATGACACGGGCCGCGAAGCGCCCGGCTGCCTGGAGCTTTCGGCCAAGGCCGTGGGGGCGGCCGCCCGCAGCGGCCTGTACGATGGGATCGTGGCCACGAGCTGGAACTGCTCCGGCGTGCACAACCAGGGCTGGATGCTGCGCTATGTCACCGCGGCCGAGTACGCCTGGAGCGGCGGCCAGCCGGGCTGGGAGGAGTTCCGGGAAAGGTTCTTCAGCAACTACTACGGCCCGCGCTCGGTGGATGTCCAGGAGTTGTACGGCCTTCTCAGCCGGGGCAGCTATTTCTACATGGAATCGTTCGAGCGGCGGGTCTGGCACTGGGGCGAAGTGGGTAAGACCCACCTGCCCGACCTTCCGCGCGACGACCTGGAATACGACCCGTTCTGGAACACGCAGTACCGCGAGCGGGTGGAGAAAGCCAGGGCCATAATCCCGTTGATGCGGCGCGCCCGCGCGCTCTGCCGTCTGAACATGCAGGCCGGGGCGGCCAACTCTTACGATTTTGAGCTGTTCGGCTGCCTGGCCGATCTTTTCGAGCATACGGCGCGGGTCTACCTTATGCTCTCGCGCCTGGAGCGCACAGTGGGCGAAGCCAGCGAGCTGCACTTCGCCGACCACGCCGCAGCCCGGGCCAAGCTGATCGAGGCCGCGGGCATGGTCCGGCAGAGCCTGGACAGCCGCGACGCGCTCTATGCGCGGATCAAGGCCACCTGGGAGAAAAGCCAGCTTCCCAAGGGCATGTCCACGCCCGAGAAAAAATACCTCCACGCCCGGGACCGTCAGCACAATTTCGCCAACCGTCGGCCTGACCTGTCGTTTATGCTGTATGACGAGGAAAAGCTGGGGCTGGAGGACTACCTCGCCAAGCTCAAGGCCTACATCGACTGGTACGGCCGCGCCTGGCCGGATGCGCTGAGCGGCGGCCAGGGGAAAGCCACCGCGGGGGGTGATATGGAGGAGGACGACGACTTGTAG
- a CDS encoding sigma-70 family RNA polymerase sigma factor: MKANQQKKSYFDEGSLDLYLKEISNYPLLTREEEIELAKTIKKGCQKSLEKLTRSNLRFVVSVAKKYQNQGVSLADLINEGNVGLIRAAHKFDETKGIKFISYAVWWIRQAILQALAEQSRIVRVPLNRAGTLYKIGKKSNMLTQELGRKPTVEEIAEGMDISLEEIRKTLSISQSHLSLDAPLTPGEDNRLLDYLPDNYNRGPAESAFENALSSAIEESLGTLKDREAKILRLYFGLGGQEPMTLEQIGSVLGITRERVRQIKEKAISRLRHVSRSRALQSFLN; the protein is encoded by the coding sequence ATGAAGGCGAATCAGCAGAAAAAGTCTTACTTCGACGAAGGGTCGCTCGACCTATATCTCAAGGAGATCAGCAACTACCCGTTGCTGACCCGGGAAGAGGAAATCGAGCTGGCCAAAACAATCAAGAAAGGCTGCCAGAAATCCCTGGAAAAGCTGACCCGCAGCAACCTGCGTTTCGTGGTGAGCGTGGCCAAAAAATACCAGAACCAGGGGGTTTCGCTGGCCGACCTGATCAACGAGGGCAATGTCGGCCTGATTCGCGCAGCGCACAAGTTCGATGAGACGAAGGGCATCAAGTTCATCTCGTACGCGGTCTGGTGGATCCGCCAGGCGATCCTGCAGGCCCTGGCCGAGCAGAGCCGGATCGTGCGCGTGCCGCTGAACCGTGCCGGCACGCTCTACAAGATCGGCAAGAAAAGCAACATGCTGACCCAGGAGCTGGGCCGCAAGCCCACGGTGGAGGAGATCGCCGAGGGCATGGACATCAGCCTGGAGGAGATACGCAAGACCCTCTCGATCTCGCAGTCGCACCTGTCGCTGGATGCCCCGCTCACCCCGGGCGAGGACAACCGGCTGCTCGACTACCTGCCCGATAACTATAACCGCGGGCCGGCCGAGAGTGCGTTCGAGAACGCCCTGTCCAGCGCGATCGAGGAATCGCTGGGCACGCTCAAGGACCGCGAGGCCAAGATACTGCGCCTGTATTTCGGGCTGGGCGGCCAGGAACCGATGACCCTGGAGCAGATCGGCTCGGTGCTGGGGATCACCCGCGAGCGTGTGCGCCAGATCAAGGAAAAGGCGATCAGCCGTCTGCGGCATGTCTCGCGCAGCCGCGCCCTGCAGTCGTTCCTGAACTGA
- the lepB gene encoding signal peptidase I encodes MEEQLQESEPSAKAPGLGEWVKSTLFGVLFFLLIVRPFLLQAYHVPSGSMERTLLPGDFLLVNKAVFGSESPSRVPFTGVKLPSFRLPGYERPERGDVLVFEYPLDRTQEYVKRCVAVGGDTVAMRDKVLYVNGVRQDEPYAQHVDPEVRCERNRLFEPNKFAWQLDYLVEGADPDRIDDPRSHPTRDNFGPLVVPAGKFFCLGDNRDTSSDSRFWGFVDRDLIKGRPLILYFSWDSARNLPRFNRIAQLIQ; translated from the coding sequence GTGGAAGAGCAGTTGCAGGAAAGCGAGCCGTCGGCCAAGGCTCCCGGATTGGGCGAGTGGGTCAAGTCGACCCTTTTCGGCGTGCTGTTCTTTCTGCTGATAGTGAGGCCGTTCCTGCTCCAGGCCTATCACGTGCCCTCCGGCTCGATGGAGCGCACGCTGCTGCCGGGTGATTTCCTGCTGGTGAACAAGGCTGTTTTCGGCTCGGAATCTCCCAGCCGGGTGCCGTTCACCGGGGTGAAACTGCCCAGTTTCCGTCTGCCCGGCTACGAGCGGCCCGAGCGCGGGGATGTGCTGGTGTTCGAGTACCCGCTCGACCGGACCCAGGAGTATGTGAAACGCTGTGTGGCCGTGGGCGGCGACACGGTGGCGATGCGGGACAAGGTGCTCTATGTGAACGGGGTGCGCCAGGATGAGCCGTACGCGCAGCATGTGGACCCCGAGGTGCGCTGTGAGCGTAACCGTCTGTTCGAGCCGAATAAGTTCGCCTGGCAGCTCGACTATTTAGTGGAGGGAGCCGACCCGGACAGAATTGACGATCCGCGCAGCCACCCGACCCGCGACAATTTCGGGCCGCTGGTGGTGCCGGCGGGCAAATTTTTCTGTCTGGGCGACAACCGCGACACCTCCAGCGACAGCCGGTTCTGGGGTTTCGTGGACCGCGATCTGATCAAGGGAAGGCCGTTGATACTATATTTCTCCTGGGACAGCGCTCGCAACCTGCCCCGTTTCAACAGGATTGCGCAATTGATTCAATAA
- the lepB gene encoding signal peptidase I, with protein MKKKTASQNIKTPVGRGRRLALESVRTLGVALALFLLVLRPFVLQGYYVPTGSMEKNILPGDLLLVEKLSYGGITPQRLPLTKTELPRFHMPGFSAPERGDIIVLEPPFDRSVPYVKRCMGLAGDTVEMRDKTLYVNGVRQDEPYVRHVDPTVQPRGERMFSRPDYTWQARYLARPEDGSQYCPNRDNFGPLVVPQGAYFCLGDNRDDSYDSRYWGFVDRDLVLGRPLVIYFSWDKEHYFPRFDRIGRIIQ; from the coding sequence ATGAAAAAGAAAACAGCGTCTCAAAATATAAAAACCCCGGTCGGCCGGGGACGGCGCCTGGCGCTGGAATCGGTCCGCACCCTGGGTGTGGCCCTGGCGCTGTTCCTGCTCGTGCTGCGGCCGTTCGTTCTGCAGGGCTATTATGTGCCCACCGGCTCGATGGAGAAAAATATCCTGCCCGGTGACCTGCTACTGGTGGAAAAACTCTCCTACGGCGGGATAACCCCCCAGCGGCTGCCCCTGACCAAGACGGAGCTGCCACGCTTCCACATGCCGGGTTTTTCGGCGCCCGAGCGGGGGGATATAATAGTCCTCGAGCCGCCGTTCGACCGCAGCGTGCCCTATGTCAAGCGCTGCATGGGTCTGGCCGGGGACACCGTGGAGATGCGGGACAAGACCCTGTACGTGAACGGGGTGCGACAGGACGAGCCCTACGTGCGGCATGTCGACCCGACCGTGCAGCCCCGGGGCGAACGGATGTTCTCCCGCCCGGATTACACGTGGCAGGCGCGCTATCTGGCCCGCCCGGAGGATGGCTCGCAGTATTGCCCGAACCGGGACAATTTCGGGCCGCTGGTGGTGCCGCAGGGCGCCTATTTCTGTCTGGGCGACAACCGCGATGACAGCTACGACAGCCGCTACTGGGGTTTCGTGGACCGGGACCTGGTGCTCGGGCGGCCACTGGTGATCTACTTTTCGTGGGACAAAGAGCATTATTTTCCGCGCTTCGACCGGATCGGGCGGATAATCCAGTAG
- the lepB gene encoding signal peptidase I yields MKNEFVKEWGKSLGLAFLLFLIIRAFLVQAFKIPTGSMENTLLVGDFLLVNKMVYGATTPRKLPFVDVSLPYFRLPAVENPKRGDIVVFEYPQDRSLDFVKRCVAVGGDTVEMRDKVLYVNGVPQDEPFTQHTDPNILRREDRAFDPNKFDWQYEYMVDSARQQLQGNYEPTRDNFGPLWVPEGKYFCLGDNRDASLDSRYWGFVDRSLIKGRPIILYFSWDSRRWLPRFGRIGRIVG; encoded by the coding sequence ATGAAAAATGAGTTCGTAAAAGAATGGGGCAAGTCGCTCGGTCTGGCTTTTTTGCTCTTTCTGATAATCAGGGCCTTCCTCGTGCAGGCCTTTAAAATCCCCACCGGATCGATGGAAAATACGCTTTTGGTGGGGGATTTTCTTTTAGTCAACAAAATGGTCTACGGGGCGACCACGCCGCGCAAGCTGCCGTTCGTAGATGTATCGCTCCCGTATTTCCGTCTGCCGGCGGTTGAGAACCCGAAACGGGGTGACATAGTCGTCTTCGAATACCCGCAGGACCGTTCGCTCGATTTCGTCAAGCGCTGCGTGGCAGTGGGCGGAGACACCGTGGAGATGCGGGACAAGGTGCTGTATGTAAACGGGGTGCCGCAGGATGAGCCCTTCACCCAGCATACGGATCCCAACATTCTCAGGCGTGAGGACCGGGCGTTCGACCCGAACAAGTTCGACTGGCAGTACGAGTACATGGTGGATTCGGCGCGGCAGCAGTTGCAGGGCAACTACGAGCCGACGCGTGACAATTTCGGTCCGCTCTGGGTCCCGGAGGGCAAATATTTTTGTCTTGGGGACAACCGCGACGCCTCCTTGGACAGCCGTTACTGGGGGTTTGTGGACCGCAGTCTGATCAAGGGCCGTCCGATCATCCTGTATTTCTCGTGGGACAGCCGGCGCTGGCTGCCGCGTTTCGGCCGGATAGGACGGATTGTTGGCTGA